One window of Methanothermobacter tenebrarum genomic DNA carries:
- the nrdD gene encoding anaerobic ribonucleoside-triphosphate reductase, producing MIKDSHVLAELPSKADISVEKNNGIREKFSHEKLVKSLLMVGSPLWAAEKIASKVAKSAYDSITTKEIKMLVYTSLKDIDEEIADKYFAARKLKVRTSRDTIESFNQKKIEKSLIKEAGASPQLAEKIATEVWKELKKLDVEYLTAPMIREMVNTKLIEHRLEKLRKKYTRLGIPVYNITELITEGSRDNANMIHNPETVHKYVADEALKQYTLLHILPTRLADAHISGDIHIHDLEFFAARPLNCLQHDLRLFIKYGLKVDGTGDHTSVAGPPKHLETLMNHAGEIMLAAQQNMSGGQAMSLWNVFVAPFAAGRSYDEIKQAVQMFIFNLNMAYAARGSQVPFTSINLEFAVPDFLSDVLAYGPRGERVGVYGDFYDEARQVTRAFTEVLLEGDADGKPHLFPNTIYVIRKETLKGEFDDDLHLAHELAAKYGTAYFVNMLADYRGEMSNYMGCRTLLSDNWTGNWEQDCLRTGNLAYVTLNLPRIAYQAKDDDEIFEYIDEYLDLAINILELRREQALKCLNDYNLLPFLTQEIEGENYYRIENATLSFGYVGLNEMLEYHTGDDITNPDANKFGLKVIRYLYERAQELKKETGLRWSVLQTPAESTAHRFAMLDKKSYKEAIVQGRENSYYYTNSSHVPVDAEIDMIEKIKIEEEYHPITPGGHIFHAWLGEAQPDTQALTRFTKNICKNTKIGFWDYSSALSFCLKCKTLMRGLQETCANCGEKEEVEWYDRITGYVQQVGRAKSSSGGWNPGKRQELLDRKRYNL from the coding sequence GTGATTAAGGATTCACACGTTTTAGCTGAACTTCCTTCAAAGGCGGATATTAGCGTTGAAAAAAACAATGGGATAAGAGAAAAATTCAGCCACGAAAAACTCGTTAAATCACTCCTAATGGTGGGTTCACCCCTCTGGGCCGCTGAAAAGATAGCATCAAAGGTTGCTAAATCAGCCTATGACAGCATCACAACTAAAGAGATAAAAATGCTAGTATACACTTCATTAAAGGATATTGATGAAGAAATAGCGGATAAATACTTTGCCGCTAGAAAATTAAAGGTTAGAACATCACGTGACACAATAGAATCATTCAACCAGAAAAAGATTGAAAAAAGCCTAATCAAAGAAGCAGGGGCATCACCACAACTAGCAGAGAAAATAGCCACAGAAGTGTGGAAAGAACTTAAAAAACTCGACGTAGAATACCTCACAGCCCCAATGATAAGGGAGATGGTCAACACCAAACTCATCGAACACAGGCTAGAAAAACTAAGAAAAAAATACACAAGACTCGGAATACCAGTATACAACATCACAGAACTCATAACCGAAGGCTCAAGGGACAACGCCAACATGATACACAACCCCGAAACCGTCCACAAATATGTTGCCGACGAAGCCCTCAAACAATACACACTCCTCCACATACTACCCACCCGCCTAGCAGACGCCCACATATCAGGAGACATACACATACACGACCTAGAATTCTTCGCAGCCCGCCCCTTGAACTGCTTGCAACATGATCTACGCCTATTTATAAAATATGGATTAAAAGTTGATGGGACGGGAGACCATACTTCGGTTGCGGGGCCCCCAAAGCACCTTGAAACCCTTATGAACCATGCAGGGGAGATAATGCTAGCAGCCCAACAAAACATGTCCGGCGGCCAGGCAATGAGCCTCTGGAATGTTTTCGTCGCACCATTCGCCGCGGGGCGGTCGTATGATGAGATTAAACAGGCTGTGCAAATGTTCATATTCAACCTTAACATGGCATACGCTGCTAGGGGGAGCCAAGTCCCATTCACAAGCATAAACTTGGAATTCGCAGTACCAGATTTCCTATCTGATGTGCTGGCTTACGGGCCCCGGGGCGAACGCGTGGGAGTATATGGGGACTTCTATGATGAGGCCAGGCAAGTTACAAGGGCATTTACAGAAGTGCTCCTGGAGGGTGACGCTGATGGCAAACCCCATTTATTCCCAAATACAATATATGTCATCCGCAAAGAAACCCTAAAGGGCGAATTCGATGATGACCTGCACCTTGCACATGAATTAGCCGCCAAATACGGGACAGCATATTTCGTTAACATGTTAGCAGATTACAGGGGTGAAATGTCCAATTATATGGGTTGCCGAACACTTCTCTCAGATAATTGGACGGGGAACTGGGAACAAGACTGTCTTAGAACAGGGAACCTAGCATATGTAACGTTAAATCTTCCAAGGATCGCATACCAGGCAAAGGATGACGATGAGATATTCGAGTATATTGACGAATACCTTGACCTTGCAATTAACATACTAGAATTAAGAAGAGAACAAGCACTCAAATGCCTAAACGACTATAATCTATTACCATTCCTCACACAAGAAATCGAGGGCGAAAACTATTACAGGATAGAAAATGCAACCCTAAGTTTCGGATACGTTGGTCTGAACGAGATGCTAGAATACCACACTGGAGACGACATCACAAACCCGGATGCCAACAAATTCGGACTCAAGGTAATAAGATACTTGTACGAACGCGCCCAGGAACTCAAAAAGGAAACTGGCTTGCGCTGGAGCGTACTGCAAACACCCGCTGAGAGCACAGCTCACAGATTCGCGATGCTAGACAAAAAATCCTATAAGGAGGCTATAGTACAAGGAAGGGAAAACTCATACTATTACACGAACTCTAGTCACGTGCCAGTAGACGCTGAAATAGACATGATAGAAAAGATAAAAATAGAAGAGGAGTATCATCCAATAACACCCGGAGGGCATATATTCCATGCATGGCTTGGGGAAGCCCAACCAGACACACAAGCACTCACAAGATTCACAAAAAACATCTGCAAAAACACAAAGATAGGATTCTGGGATTACAGCAGCGCACTAAGTTTCTGCCTCAAATGCAAAACCCTCATGAGAGGATTGCAAGAAACCTGCGCCAACTGCGGCGAAAAAGAAGAAGTAGAATGGTACGATCGTATAACAGGATACGTCCAGCAGGTTGGAAGGGCTAAATCATCCAGTGGAGGCTGGAACCCGGGTAAAAGACAAGAATTACTCGACAGAAAGCGCTACAACTTATAG
- a CDS encoding archaemetzincin family Zn-dependent metalloprotease: MIIIQPIGNVEEEILEFLKKFISTIFNTRCIVSNQKLATPEDAYNPLRNQYHSTRLLLFLKNVLRGDFNRILGVTNVDLYAPHLNFVFGEAESPGKFAIISTYRLKHPDRRIFLERVLKEAIHELGHTIGLAHCSNPSCVMYFSNSIIDTDKKSPKFCKECLKELKTRNKC, encoded by the coding sequence ATGATAATTATACAACCCATTGGAAATGTTGAGGAAGAAATATTGGAATTCCTAAAAAAGTTCATCTCCACGATCTTCAATACAAGGTGTATAGTTTCTAACCAGAAGCTAGCGACTCCCGAGGATGCATATAACCCGTTAAGAAACCAATATCATTCCACCAGATTATTACTCTTTTTAAAGAATGTGTTGAGAGGGGATTTTAATCGTATCCTAGGAGTTACAAATGTCGACCTCTATGCGCCCCATTTAAATTTCGTATTCGGGGAGGCGGAATCCCCTGGAAAATTTGCAATAATATCAACTTATAGACTGAAACATCCAGATAGGAGGATATTCTTAGAAAGGGTGCTAAAAGAGGCCATACATGAACTCGGCCATACAATTGGACTAGCACACTGCAGTAATCCATCTTGTGTAATGTATTTCAGCAATAGTATAATAGACACTGACAAAAAGAGTCCAAAATTTTGCAAAGAATGTTTAAAAGAGCTGAAAACAAGAAATAAATGCTAG